A single window of Hemibagrus wyckioides isolate EC202008001 linkage group LG28, SWU_Hwy_1.0, whole genome shotgun sequence DNA harbors:
- the spra gene encoding sepiapterin reductase a, with protein sequence MEAGDTSNVASAEEKDFGKAFCIITGASKGFGRCLAKEISPLLKPGSVLLLVARSGDKLRELEEDLSSKGDGLLIRSVVADLGQKDGVEAVIREAKKTPSSDINTLFLFNNAASLGDVSRYARSFTDMDEVNEYLSMNVSSALCLTAGILQAFPAREGFRHCVVNVSSLCALQPFPSWVLYCMGKAARNMMFRVLAKEESELRILNYAPGPLDTDMQTHARCDTADDGIRTSIMAIHSEGRLLTCEESVGKLLKVLLKDDYESGAHLDFYNL encoded by the exons ATGGAGGCTGGTGATACTTCAAATGTAGCTTCGGCAGAGGAGAAAGACTTCGGCAAGGCTTTTTGCATCATAACAGGAGCGTCTAAAGGTTTCGGTAGATGTCTTGCTAAAGAAATTTCACCTCTCCTAAAACCTGGCTCGGTTCTTCTCCTGGTTGCCAGATCTGGAGATAAGCTACGGGAACTGGAGGAGGATTTGTCCTCGAAGGGAGACGGCCTGCTTATCCGCTCTGTGGTTGCAGATCTGGGGCAGAAAGATGGAGTGGAAGCTGTTATAAGAGAAGCAAAAAAGACACCAAGCTCTGATATCAACACCCTCTTTCTGTTTAATAACGCAG CTTCTCTTGGCGATGTTTCACGCTACGCTCGAAGTTTCACCGACATGGACGAAGTGAACGAGTATCTCTCGATGAACGTTAGCTCGGCGCTGTGTTTGACTGCTGGGATCCTGCAGGCGTTTCCAGCTCGTGAGGGTTTCCGGCACTGCGTGGTAAATGTGAGCTCTCTGTGTGCCCTGCAGCCGTTTCCCTCCTGGGTTCTTTACTGCATGGGTAAAGCGGCACGAAACATGATGTTCCGCGTGCTGGCTAAGGAGgagtctgagctcaggattcTCAACTATGCTCCAG GCCCTCTAGACACAGATATGCAAACCCACGCCCGGTGTGACACAGCGGATGACGGTATTAGGACGTCCATCATGGCGATACACTCTGAGGGCCGCCTACTGACCTGCGAAGAATCTGTGGGGAAGCTGTTAAAGGTCCTGTTAAAGGACGATTATGAATCTGGAGCGCATCTAGACTTCTACAATTTGTAA